The following proteins come from a genomic window of Lineus longissimus chromosome 18, tnLinLong1.2, whole genome shotgun sequence:
- the LOC135502066 gene encoding protein capicua homolog isoform X4, with translation MLRRSKRSRDRKSPTESTSSSSASSMKSKSRRRADKSDGNAGKRDDSDRSTATDSSEEASVEGNRKVSEKTEGQSGSGRQGSGSDIEAPSTPSSSGRTSATAEVGLLGLTPGDSGIEKTPTPTPQEGKRIIAKPPKKRKGNDFEGEAGQMMETRPHIDLSDWKDHRVLARKDHMYVPGVIKVIHQNSHLGVLLDSDKDFTFYNYVIETRSLDIVSDHSPSASMVNIGSKVCVRINADVSAFYEGKVIEKKLQPVSYHVMICNKEAAQGMQDVWVPRAMLRLLQPPWHEDLEELLEQLETVSVSTTSPGVVSPKVEQSPVSMPQPQISPQPQHQPKPQPPPPQVQMHVAPPLQSPPQPLPQPPPQPVPPQMRPLLEQPSPKEQHFYRDRDRMVEFGPEDSDEDDDHQDEVSFESEGFSTPRSGSITPARGKGICTSAGISGGSGSKQPPKKRECARSRSAQSVESRASTPRSPITAQKYKKGDVVSTPNGIRKKFNGKQWRRLCSKEGCTKESQRRGYCSRHLSLKGKSLRAAALTFPGRRKGELKEGQIEWEDAEGYGDDRRLSGRYDVLDETEAANLLVSLGNSRSTTPAFSPTPGQNPISPHHSASPLGYRSGSASTFTPISPHPGMSHAGMMASPRRSWSASTPKSDRSSGTGELVSPITPRHSTGSISAASSYQAQMEQYGIHLEHKPHLDPMSRMGSYVHPKQEQDSGIELTCMTPTSVNAMVHSGMAQGQEMHTPQKYLPHLKAQMMYEQQSPMHKSREEDQVRYEQRIMSRQSSSEASSASQLSTEQQALDSLFKVVQDKFPPGPSSAAGSHQIPHSSTSSSSGSQGAITLQALPMSAVALHPTPATLLPVMPVGGEARTDSSPASSGGDTKTTVFPWHSLVPFLTNTSTQTSPPATASSTPQLPTPTTTTAPEAVAEEQSSPSPIGDKVDLPPVADDDDDDVFVTIDAPLEEIPLKRRTQSLSALPKDDPKSPRKIKDKEHIRRPMNAFMIFSKRHRALVHQRHPNQDNRTVSKILGEWWYALGPREKQKYHDLAFQVKEAHFKAHPDWKWCSKDRKKSSTSSAQGGPGVPRKGSTSEEAGPSHGHGSGQPLPSQGQGQGQRQGQPLPASQISPGSFLAAPMPSLGDYEKKRSYSTSAVDMGSDHGGGAGSAPYMTHLSPSQHPGNLQGALDQEQGQGAIIPAQLKPSSDHSRPIATSGNRRDSVKMAADDDDDVSDDERLIIGDADDMDNDDELAAADTGGIDLNCKEHVSDSDMDSQSEDEALIENKAFPQQRFSPVMKRVSPSDVTLRPKPIKMKPDSPIRGHLRNHSLPHRSLDDSVLLPRPSSNGSSFQPKGAVFKVHSPKGRTGSLSQLDPVYEPLYMESPASDASNGELLVKVSSQRPNQVKTIHNITVMSTDDKVILSSDSETHLGAQNGVGPIMGKMPQKAPKPPPLPASNIPQQVSRSSVSWQQAAPLTPLTTQVSNTYTTTFKSITTPIPIASKPVMSQVNNGGPKTPLGIAPQVTVQATSPLKNVGTFFVPGAPYILSAPLTPTATVSSVNIPKALTPVTAVPQSSPGNGGMLTATIRNLAPQNTQPVSAPYTTQALGQTMLANVVFKGSGSGAMPQSPAPLSPAPIRVSTPTHVQYILPSLTVQATPGGKLQNVLHMALPGTHVPAGNIQLTLPSQIQQHAQIQGNKIQLTQPPGVSVAHQKVIQAPQSPGLGVSQSPQPQTVQVIQAQSPKQAMVQHPQVVALSNPSVTVATSQQMQQYQYQVQQYHQAQAQQQARSQQQYHVQQVQQQPVQQPTTQQVQAQHPQSQQQQIQQLQRPVQQHSPLPQQKHLVRQQTIPLSQPQYQQQHVQQQSHVQLHSPGQQSVQHVPQTSMQHVPQTPMQHMPQTSMQHVPQPQPTVQYVHVPQHPTTVQHTPQHSQHQVLQQQAAVTQQSQLQQQHVQQQVHVPQQPTHVQQISHLQQQQSHLQQVQQQQQSHQQQPQIHQQSHSQQQSHSQQQSHSQQQSHQQQQSHTQQSHIQQQQQQSYIQQQSHLQQQQQSQSQQHILQQQTSPSQRSPQPQYQVIPVEQLSSHQQRLLLPSNKVSYVSPNTPTTPSTPLSKHGDGVAPTYISYIANVQPVGGQSPQHVILQPQPVRSPAPSTPLTPSAPANISQVSPGSGQTIKYTHNVHSPPQSHSPAIYQGGMNIKGDIGYVTSTASQPKPLRVKASVANIPVATESLQAVAPSNKAPVTQTTGSLRHEVMEQHPHTPDHSSRRYFFPSLSDMNVPSPISDRPVEPSDSQNNEGKPQRACKGKRYKEIVAESGLKALKRERKVVHKSSSNDSSDDKVSIPPPSPTRLQPPSPMQPPAAPPPVRDPSPDNRRESQSSSQMSVPSSNGNGHPKQKPIPPPIQLPPPGGIPTISISSSPLIPHSPLVPNSPLLSPRRAFLKRNIDDGMEKVLEDVDFERQFGELPQFIPDNSESGTPLPQSPRVLLGTYKKKRKNEDGEELSMSPRVPKVRRMSNSSECGTPKTPKSGRFEDTKFFGSNFNLDALAEAASLQRQGLLADFSDCDLGSPRTPKTPSSPGSYSSLRRTLDQRRTLVMQMFEEHGFFPSSQATAAFQNKHHDIFPSKLCLQLKIREVRQKLMAQTTFSTDPENAQTTNTLSASNSGAPNQSIGVTGSQVTRPSNPNIGLGTSPLVQGNAAPSSAAGQSQQVDLNSNTTGEKGPVIFMEHE, from the exons ATGCTGAGGCGCAGTAAGCGATCCCGTGATCGCAAATCTCCAACCGAATCTACCTCAAGTTCTTCTGCTTCAAGTATGAAGAGCAAGTCTCGACGAAGAGCAGACAAATCGGACGGGAACGCTGGAAAACGGGATGACAGTGATCGTTCGACGGCAACGGATAGTTCAGAGGAAGCAAGTGTTGAAGGAAACCGTAAAGTTAGCGAGAAAACAGAAGGCCAGTCTGGCAGTGGAAGGCAAGGGTCGGGATCAGATATAGAAGCACCGAGCACTCCTAGTAGCAGTGGTCGAACAAGCGCCACAGCAGAGGTGGGATTGTTGGGCTTGACACCTGGTGATTCTGGTATTGAGAAAACTCCAACCCCTACGCCGCAAGAAGGGAAAAGAATCATAGCGAAGCCGCCAAAGAAGAGAAAGGGAAACGATTTCGAAGGCGAAGCTGGCCAAATGATGGAAACGCGGCCACATATCGATTTGTCCGACTGGAAGGACCACCGTGTCCTGGCCAGGAAGGACCATATGTATGTACCTGGTGTCATCAAGGTGATACACCAGAATAGTCACTTGGGTGTTCTATTGGATTCGGACAAGGACTTTACATTCTATAATTATGTTATTGAGACGAGAAGTTTGGACATCGTTAGTGACCATTCTCCTTCTGCCAGTATGGTGAACATTGGTAGTAAGGTCTGCGTGCGAATCAATGCTGATGTCAGCGCTTTCTATGAAGGGAAGGTCATTGAGAAGAAACTGCAGCCTGTGAGCTACCATGTTATGATCTGCAACAAGGAGGCAGCACAGGGAATGCAGGATGTTTGGGTACCAAGAGCGATGTTGCGATTGTTACAGCCTCCATGGCACGAGGATTTGGAAGAACTACTAGAGCAGTTGGAAACTGTGTCAGTCAGTACAACATCTCCAGGTGTTGTGTCGCCAAAAGTTgagcagtcaccagtttcaatgccTCAGCCGCAGATCTCTCCACAACCTCAGCATCAACCCAAACCTCAACCGCCACCACCGCAAGTGCAGATGCATGTGGCACCACCATTACAGTCGCCACCTCAGCCACTACCACAGCCACCACCACAGCCAGTGCCACCGCAGATGAGGCCATTGCTGGAGCAACCCAGTCCAAAGGAACAACACTTCTATCGGGATCGGGATCGGATGGTGGAGTTTGGGCCTGAGGAttctgatgaagatgatgatcaccaGGATGAAGTCTCGTTTGAATCGGAAGGGTTCTCAACTCCAAGATCTGGGAGCATCACACCAGCTCGTGGGAAGGGGATCTGTACGAGTGCTGGAATTAGCGGGGGCAGCGGGAGCAAGCAACCGCCAAAGAAGAGAGAATGTGCCCGAAGCAGGAGTGCCCAGTCGGTTGAAAGTCGTGCAAGTACACCACGTTCGCCCATCACGGCCCAGAAGTATAAGAAAGGCGACGTGGTATCAACACCGAATGGTATACGGAAGAAGTTCAATGGGAAGCAGTGGCGACGTTTGTGTTCCAAAGAAGGCTGCACAAAGGAGAGCCAGAGACGCGGATACTGCTCACGCCATCTGTCTTTGAAGGGTAAAAGTCTGCGAGCAGCTGCGCTCACATTCCCTGGTCGTAGAAAGGGAGAGTTGAAGGAGGGTCAGATCGAGTGGGAGGATGCAGAGGGTTACGGTGACGATAGACGTCTATCTGGACGATATGATGTTCTTGATGAGACTGAAGCTGCTAATCTTCTGGTATCACTCGGAAACTCCAGGTCCACAACACCAGCATTTTCACCAACACCGGGCCAGAATCCGATCTCACCACACCACTCGGCATCACCGCTTGGATATCGTAGTGGCTCTGCTTCCACCTTCACACCGATTTCCCCACACCCTGGGATGTCGCATGCAGGAATGATGGCATCGCCAAGACGCTCATGGAGTGCAAGCACTCCGAAATCTGACCGTTCATCTGGAACTGGTGAACTGGTATCTCCTATCACTCCACGTCACAGCACTGGAAGCATCAGTGCAGCCTCTTCATACCAGGCACAGATGGAGCAGTATGGAATACATCTTGAACACAAGCCGCATTTGGATCCGATGAGTCGCATGGGATCATATGTACATCCGAAACAGGAACAAGACTCGGGAATCGAGCTGACCTGCATGACTCCGACATCGGTCAATGCAATGGTGCATAGTGGAATGGCACAGGGCCAAGAGATGCACACTCCGCAGAAGTATCTCCCGCACTTGAAGGCACAGATGATGTATGAGCAGCAGAGCCCGATGCATAAATCGCGGGAAGAGGACCAGGTGCGGTACGAGCAGCGCATCATGTCGCGGCAGAGTTCAAGCGAGGCATCATCGGCGAGTCAGCTGTCAACGGAGCAGCAAGCACTGGACAGCTTGTTCAAGGTCGTGCAGGACAAGTTCCCGCCTGGTCCGTCCTCCGCTGCGGGGTCGCACCAGATTCCTCACTCCTCgacgtcatcgtcctcaggaagcCAAGGTGCGATAACCTTGCAGGCATTGCCAATGTCGGCCGTTGCGCTCCACCCCACGCCAGCCACGTTACTCCCCGTGATGCCCGTCGGGGGTGAAGCGAGGACAGACAGCAGTCCAGCATCTTCTGGAGGAGACACGAAAACGACTG TTTTTCCCTGGCACTCACTGGTCCCGTTTCTAACCAACACGAGTACGCAGACGTCACCCCCGGCAACCGCATCGTCAACACCCCAACTTCCGACTCCCACGACCACCACAGCACCCGAGGCAGTTGCAGAGGAGCAGTCCAGCCCTTCACCTATAG GTGATAAGGTCGACTTGCCCCCGGTCgcagacgatgacgacgatgatgtctTCGTCACCATAGACGCACCACTGGAGGAGATACCGCTGAAACGCCGGACACAGTCACTAAGCGCGCTGCCCAAGGACGACCCAAAGAGCCCAAGGAAG ATAAAGGACAAGGAGCATATCCGACGTCCGATGAACGCCTTCATGATCTTCAGCAAGCGCCACAGGGCGTTAGTCCACCAGCGCCACCCTAATCAGGATAATCGTACTGTCAGCAAGATCCTCGGTGAATGGTGGTACGCGCTCGGGCCGAGAGAGAAACAGAAATATCACGACTTGGCCTTTCAG GTCAAGGAGGCGCACTTCAAGGCTCATCCCGACTGGAAATGGTGCTCAAAAGATCGTAAGAAGTCCAGCACGAGTTCTGCCCAAGGAGGACCGGGTGTTCCCCGGAAAGGCAGTACATCGGAGGAAGCGGGGCCAAGTCATGGACATG GATCAGGTCAGCCGCTGCCttctcaaggtcaaggtcaaggtcagcggCAAGGTCAACCCCTCCCGGCCAGTCAGATCTCACCAGGGTCGTTCCTGGCCGCGCCAATGCCGTCGCTTGGAGATTACGAGAAGAAGCGATCATATTCGACGTCTGCTGTGGATATGGGGAGTGACCACGGAGGAGGGGCAGGTAGTGCCCCCTATATGACACAT CTTTCACCCTCACAGCATCCGGGAAACTTGCAAGGTGCTCTGGACCAAGAGCAGGGCCAGGGCGCTATCATTCCAGCTCAACTCAAACCTTCTTCAGACCATTCCCGACCTATCGCTACTAGTGGCAATAGGCGGGATTCggtcaaaatggccgccgacgatgatgacgacgttaGCGATGACGAGAGATTGATCATTGGAGACGCAGATGATATGG ATAACGATGATGAATTAGCTGCAGCCGATACTGGCGGCATCGACCTCAACTGCAAAGAACACGTCTCGGACAGCGATAtggacagccaatcagaagacgAGGCCCTCATCGAAAACAAAGCGTTTCCACAGCAACGATTCTCTCCCGTCATGAAACGCGTGTCACCGTCGGACGTCACTCTACGACCGAAGCCTATAAAAATGAAACCGGACTCGCCGATCCGGGGTCATTTACGTAATCACAGCTTACCACATCGCTCATTGGACGATTCAGTTTTATTACCCCGCCCATCTTCAAACGGTTCAAGTTTCCAACCAAAGGGGGCAGTATTTAAAGTGCATTCACCTAAAGGTAGGACCGGTAGCCTTTCTCAGTTGGACCCAGTTTACGAACCTCTTTACATGGAATCTCCTGCTAGTGATGCCAGCAATGGTGAATTATTAGTAAAAGTTTCTAGTCAGCGCCCAAATCAAGTGAAGACAATACATAATATCACTGTGATGTCAACGGACGATAAGGTGATTTTGTCGTCGGATTCAGAGACTCATTTGGGAGCCCAGAACGGTGTTGGTCCGATCATGGGCAAGATGCCACAAAAAGCTCCAAAGCCACCTCCGTTGCCAGCGTCAAACATTCCACAACAAGTCAGTAGGAGTTCGGTATCCTggcaacaggcggcgccactaaCACCTCTGACAACGCAGGTGTCTAATACGTACACGACGACATTCAAGTCGATCACGACGCCGATCCCGATCGCTTCTAAGCCTGTGATGTCACAAGTGAATAACGGCGGCCCGAAAACGCCACTTGGAATCGCGCCGCAAGTGACAGTTCAAGCGACATCACCGTTAAAAAATGTTGGCACGTTTTTTGTACCTGGCGCACCCTATATTCTCAGTGCCCCCCTGACTCCGACCGCTACAGTGAGTAGTGTCAATATTCCGAAAGCCTTGACTCCAGTGACTGCTGTACCACAATCATCGCCGGGAAATGGCGGTATGTTAACTGCAACAATACGGAATCTGGCGCCGCAAAATACTCAGCCAGTTTCTGCGCCTTATACGACACAAGCTCTGGGTCAAACGATGCTGGCTAATGTTGTGTTTAAAGGTAGTGGCTCTGGTGCCATGCCACAAAGCCCAGCGCCTCTCAGCCCTGCGCCAATCCGTGTGTCAACACCTACTCACGTGCAGTACATTTTACCGTCATTGACAGTTCAAGCAACCCCAGGGGGGAAATTACAGAACGTCCTTCACATGGCTTTGCCAGGCACGCATGTTCCAGCCGGAAATATTCAGTTGACACTACCGAGCCAAATTCAGCAACATGCTCAAATTCAGGGGAATAAGATTCAGTTGACGCAACCACCTGGGGTCAGTGTCGCTCATCAGAAGGTCATACAAGCACCCCAGAGCCCGGGCCTAGGAGTTTCACAGTCGCCTCAGCCACAAACTGTGCAAGTGATCCAAGCTCAAAGTCCAAAACAGGCTATGGTCCAGCATCCACAAGTGGTTGCCCTTAGTAACCCTTCGGTCACTGTGGCAACAAGTCAACAGATGCAGCAATACCAGTATCAAGTGCAGCAGTACCACCAAGCTCAAGCTCAGCAGCAGGCGAGGTCTCAACAGCAGTACCATGTTCAGCAGGTTCAGCAACAACCGGTTCAGCAGCCTACCACACAGCAGGTCCAGGCACAACACCCCCAATCTCAACAACAGCAAATTCAGCAGCTCCAGCGACCAGTTCAGCAGCACTCTCCTCTGCCTCAACAAAAACACCTCGTCAGACAGCAGACGATCCCTCTATCACAGCCACAGTATCAACAGCAACACGTGCAGCAACAGTCCCATGTGCAGCTGCATTCACCCGGGCAGCAATCCGTGCAACACGTGCCACAGACGTCAATGCAACACGTGCCGCAGACGCCAATGCAACACATGCCGCAGACGTCAATGCAACACGTGCCGCAACCCCAACCAACAGTGCAGTACGTGCACGTGCCACAGCATCCAACAACAGTGCAACACACGCCACAGCACTCACAACATCAGGTACTTCAACAACAGGCTGCAGTGACCCAGCAGTCCCAGTTACAACAACAACACGTGCAACAGCAGGTTCACGTGCCGCAGCAGCCAACGCACGTGCAGCAGATATCTCACTTACAACAACAGCAGTCACATTTACAACAAgttcagcaacaacaacaatcacaTCAACAACAGCCACAAATACATCAACAGTCACATTCACAACAACAGTCACATTCACAACAGCAATCACATTCACAACAACAATCACACCAACAACAGCAATCACACACACAACAATCACAcatacaacaacagcaacaacagtcCTATATACAGCAACAGTCACACCttcaacaacagcaacagtCACAATCGCAACAACACATTCTCCAGCAGCAGACGTCGCCATCGCAGAGGTCACCGCAGCCGCAGTATCAGGTGATACCAGTGGAACAGCTGTCGTCGCATCAACAAAGACTGCTGCTACCCTCTAACAA GGTCTCCTATGTCTCACCGAACACACCCACGACGCCCAGCACTCCTCTCAGTAAGCATGGCGATGGAGTCGCACCAACATACATCAGCTACATTGCAAACGTACAGCCAG TGGGAGGCCAATCTCCCCAGCACGTCATCCTCCAGCCGCAGCCCGTTCGATCCCCGGCACCCTCCACCCCTCTGACGCCATCTGCTCCGGCCAACATCTCTCAAGTGTCCCCAGGCTCCGGTCAAACCATCAAATACACACACAATGTCCACAGTCCACCACAGAGTCACAGTCCTGCAATTTATCAAG GTGGGATGAATATCAAGGGAGATATCGGCTACGTAACGAGTACAGCCTCCCAGCCCAAGCCGCTGCGCGTGAAAGCATCCGTAGCTAATATTCCTGTTGCCACGGAGTCACTGCAGGCAGTAGCTCCTAGCAACAAAGCTCCAGTGACTCAGACAACTGGTAGTCTGCGGCATGAGGTGATGGAGCAGCATCCGCACACGCCGGATCACAGCAGTAGGAGATACTTCT TTCCCTCCCTGAGTGATATGAACGTCCCAAGTCCCATCAGCGATCGCCCTGTTGAACCCTCAGACAGCCAAAACAATGAAGGAAAACCCCAGCGAGCCTGCAAGGGCAAACGTTACAAAGAAATCGTGGCCGAGAGTGGGTTAAAGGCGTTGAAAAGGGAGCGCAAAGTCGTACATAAATCGTCCAGTAACGATTCGAGTGATGACAAGGTGTCTATCCCTCCTCCGTCACCAACGCGGCTTCAGCCTCCATCACCCATGCAGCCTCCCGCTGCCCCGCCTCCGGTCAGAGATCCATCGCCAGATAATCGTCGGGAATCTCAGTCCAGTTCACAGATGTCAGTGCCGTCG TCAAATGGCAATGGGCATCCAAAACAGAAGCCAATACCTCCCCCGATCCAGTTACCACCACCAGGGGGCATTCCAACCATCAGTATCTCAAGCAGTCCGCTCATTCCCCACAGCCCTCTCGTACCTAATAGCCCACTGCTGAGTCCACGGCGAGCATTCCTCAAACGCAATATCGACGATGGCATGGAAAA AGTTCTAGAGGATGTCGACTTCGAGCGCCAATTTGGAGAACTGCCCCAATTCATACCTGACAACTCTGAGAGTGGGACGCCACTGCCACAAAGTCCAAGAGTATTGCTGGGGACGTacaagaagaaaagaaaaaatg AAGATGGAGAGGAACTGTCCATGTCGCCAAGGGTTCCTAAAGTGCGGCGAATGTCAAACAGTTCTGAATGCGGCACACCGAAGACGCCGAAAAGTGGACGATTTGAGGACACGAAGTTCTTCGGCAGTAATTTTAATTTGGATGCATTGGCGGAGGCTGCTTCTCTTCAGAGACAAG GTCTGTTGGCTGATTTCAGTGACTGTGATCTTGGTTCGCCCCGCACACCTAAAACACCGAGCTCTCCTGGGTCGTACTCGTCTCTGCGGCGGACCCTGGACCAGCGACGCACGTTGGTCATGCAAATGTTTGAGGAGCATGGATTTTTCCCTTCGT CCCAGGCAACTGCTGCCTTCCAGAATAAACATCATGACATCTTCCCAAGCAAGCTGTGCCTTCAGCTAAAAATACGCGAAGTCCGACAAAAATTGATGGCACAGACAACATTTAGTACGGACCCGGAGAATGCCCAAACAACGAATACCTTATCGGCTAGCAATTCTGGTGCGCCGAACCAGTCAATAGGTGTCACTGGAAGCCAGGTGACGCGGCCGTCTAATCCGAATATCGGGCTGGGGACGTCCCCGTTAGTTCAGGGGAATGCTGCACCAAGTTCTGCTGCTGGTCAGTCGCAGCAGGTTGATTTGAACTCGAACACAACGGGGGAGAAAGGACCGGTTATCTTCATGGAGCATGAGTAA